The window GCGCAGGATGGGGATCTTGTGATTGGAGGCATTTTTTCATTCCGCACAGGGCAAGATTACGCAGTTAACACATTTCAAGTCATTCCAGAGGTGCGAACGTGTAAAAAGTATGTACTGCTTTGCATACTAGTTAATTTAGCTAGTATATTTGTGTATTTCTTGCTTGAATCTAACACGAGTCAAtatatgtttgcattttttatgcCTCCACAGCTTCAACTTTAGGGAATTTAAATTTGCTCAGACGATGATATTCGCTATCAATGAGATCAACAAAAACCCTGACATGCTCCCTCATGTCAAACTGGGCTACAAGATCTATGACGACTGTGGAACCATGGACATTCTGAGGGCTGCGCTGGCGTTGGTGAGTGGATTCAAGAGAGAAGTCAGCGAtgaaaagtgtacaaaaattGAGACGGTACATGCTATCCTGGGTCATTCAGGCTCCAGGCCAACCATTGCATTTGCACCAATTGTGGGACGTTTCCATGTTCCAGTGGTAAGAAGGCATGTTTAGACTGATTTtaatactgtaaaaaaatattatttccaCGTAGTTTGTCTGTTTGATTACAGGTCAGCCATTTTGCCACTTGTGCCTGTCTCAGCAACAGAAAAGAGTATCCAACCTTTTTCAGAACCATTCCCAGTGACTACTACCAGAGCCGAGCCTTAGCAAGGCTGGTCAAGCACCTGGGTTGGATGTGGATTGGAGCCATAGCTGTGGACAATGAATATGGCCTCAGTGGCATCGCTGCATTCATACAGGCTGCACAAGAATATGGTGTCTGCATTGAGTATTCAGATGCCTTTTCATCTTCTGGTCCACCTGAGGATCTGCAGAGGGTGACAGACAAAATACAAAGCGCTACTTCTAAAGTGATTATGGCCTTTATGTCTCATAGAGAAATTAAACTGCTAGCAAAGGAGCTGTTCATCCGGAACGTTACAGGTCTGCAGTGGGTTGGCAGCGATGCGTGGATCACAGATCACTCCCTGACTGACAGCGAGGGTCACAGTGTCCTTGTGGGTTCACTGGGCTTCGTTGTCAGCAGGGCTGAGATCCCCGGGCTCGAGGAGCACCTGAGAGGGCTCCATCCCTCACAGTTCCCACACAGCCAGTTTGTGCAAGACTTTTGGGAGAACGTGTTTGACTGCTCACTGAACGAAACTGCAAACAGGCAACAAAAGCCGTGCAGCGGTCTCGAGAGCCTGCAAGACGTCCAGTCGCAATACACTGACGTATCCGAGCTGAGGTTCAGCAACAATGTGTACAAGTCAGTCTACTCTGTGGCCCACGCTCTTGACAACCTATTCATGTGTGAAGAAGGGAGAGGGCCCTTTTCCAATGGGAATTGTGCCGATACTGCACACATTCAGCCATGGCAGGTTAGCAATTATTAATGGCAGAATGATACTTGCACTTTAATAAACCATAACTACTTATAACtaatgacaaaacatttttagttaTTGTTGAAAACGATAGCATTTTATGTTGTGTGTTGCAGCGGGACTCATCAGTTacgtgtcagtgtgtgtgtgcatgtgtgtgtgtatttctgtGGGATTTTATGTGCACATAGCAAATGCAGGTGTAGAGACATTGGTTCAAACCTAAAACAGTGCCtaactttttgtacaatttccAGATAAATTCTTTGCATGTTTCGGCATCTCTCCAGGTCCTGCAGTATATCAGCATGGTCAACTTCACCACTCCGGAAGGGGAAAGAGTTTATTTTGACGGCAATGGCGACTCCCCAGCCAAATACGAACTGGTCAACTTACAAATGAAAGGCCGAGGAACCATGGAGGGAGTGACAGTGGGCATTTATGATGCTTCCCTGGCAGAGAGTCATCAGTTTATCATGAGTGACATTCCAGTCGTCTGGGGTAACGGGCACTCCGAGGTGAACCTGGTTTCAGAAGGTTTGTTTATACAGTTGTTATGGATGGTTTGAACCGGGTTTGTGTTACAGGTGCCTGTGTCAGTGTGCAGTGAGAGTTGTCTTCCAGGAACCCGCAAAGTCCTTCAGAAAGGACGTCCAGTTTGTTGCTATGACTGCATTCTCTGTCCCGCAGGAGAGATCAGTAACATGACAGGTAAATCAccattacaatttaaaaatgatgttaaaatcAATGCATTCTAACACTGCTTTTGGCCATTTTGCAGATTCTATTCACTGTATGAAATGTACTTCAGAGTTCTGGTCTAACAAGAACAGAGATGCCTGCATCCCAAAGGAAATAGAGTTCCTAACCTATGGAGAGTTACTGGGAACTCTTCTAGCCTTGTTTTCTTTGCTGGGAGTGTTCCTAACCACAATGGTAACTTTAGTCTTTTACTGCCACAAAGAAACGCCGCTCGTACGAGCCAACAACTCTGAGTTGAGTTTCCTGCTGCTCTTCTCCTTGACCCTTTGCTTCCTGTGCTCCCTAACCTTCATTGGCCGACCCACTGAATGGTCCTGCATGCTGCGCCACACAGCGTTCGGCATCACCTTTGTGCTTTGCATCTCATGTGTTCTAGGGAAAACCATACTGGTGTTGATCGCCTTTAAAGCGTCGCTTCCAGGCAGTAATCTAATGAAGTGGTTTGGACCCACACAGCATAGACTCTGTGTTGTGGCATTCACTCTTATACAGGTGGTCATATGCATACTTTGGTTAACCATCAGCCCTCCTTTTCCATTCAAAAATATGTTACTTTACCAAGACAGAATCATCTTAGAGTGCCATTTGGGCTCTGGTCTGGGCTTCTGGGCTGTTCTGGGCTACATCGGAGTGCTagccattttatgttttgtcatTGCTTTTTTAGCGCGAAAGCTGCCGGATAATTTCAATGAAGCTAAATTCATCACTTTCAGTATGTTGATATTCTGTGCTGTCTGGATCGCCTTCATCCCAGCATATATCAGCTCTCCCGGCAAGTTCACTGTCGCTGTGGAGATATTTGCTATTCTGGCCTCCAGTTACGcactgcttttttccatttttatgccaaaGTGCTTTATAATTATGTTTAGGCCTGAGAAGAACACTAAGAAACACATCATGGGAAAGTCAAATAATCAAAGATGATATATCCTTTTCAATTGTGGAGCAGTCATGTGTCCAAAacataatatgtactgtatgcttgtTTATTTCAGATATTGCATGTCAATTATTCTGTTTTGTCACTCccttcaaaaataataaaagcaacaGGAACAGATTTACTCAAaaggtccatccatccgtccattttctataccgcttctcctctttagggtcgcgggggcatgctggagcctatcccagctgacttcgggcaacaggcggggtacaccctggactggtcgccttatagacaaacaaccattcacactcacattcatacctatggacaatttagagtcatcaattaacctaacatgcatgtttttttttttgggatgtgggaggaatccggagtacccggagaaaacccacgcacgcacgaggagaacacacagggagaatcgaacccaggtcttcccgatctccaggctgttactgtgttgaccaaccactagaccaccgtgcggcctactcttggtgtttattttaaacacaaTTCAGAACTCATACAATACTCATGACACAATTCTTCACCTCATGATACATTATTAATTTTTTGTATCACTATTATTATAAGATTTCACTCACATGGTTTATTTATAGACCTCAACGGGGACCAGACCAAaatgcttcttttttcttttttcctacagctctaggtcacacacacaggaaatgaattaattcatttgaagatgcattagaaaaaaaactccCCACTGTGTTCTAAAACTGAAAAAGGTATGCTAGCACCGCTTCAATATTGCTGAGGCCTGCGCAGACACCCATATAAATCCCTGACTGCTTTCCCTCAAGTTCAACTACACCATGAGGCAATTGTGCACATTGtacatacacaaaaacaaaaaagaaagaaaagaggaagacCAGTGGGAGGTAAAACGTCCTCATCTGTTGTGTTCAGAACCTTATTACCCTGTGGTGCCAGCCCACTGGGACAGGGCGCATGGCAGGAGGCAGAGATCATCAACAATGTTGATCCATCCTCAAACACAACAACATGGACAACAGGTGGCATGTTGCCTCAAGCAGAAAACACTCTGTATTCATTAACACCCTTGTCACCACATGCGCATGTGTTTTGTAGCGATTAAGAGCTTGTTTGGATCACACCCACTTCcttgtttttacagttttgacCAAAAGGCCTGCTACCAATCTATACTATTTTTGCTAATCAGTGTCCATTCTATGAATTGTCTTTGCTCAAATAGTCCAGGTTGGAAAAATTGCATCAacaaatgctatttatagacatGATTAATTTGTGTCATACTTTGCATTTCTGTGGTTATGAcatgatgttttgtatttgaTTAATCCACAAATTCATCACTCAAAATGCATACAAACGTATTGGTAGCAGAAGCTGTTGGGTGAAAAGACTTGGCTTGGAGGGCTGGACAATGCCCAGGCAGTACCGAGTTTCATTTTGGTCTGCTTATCGAATTCAAGCCTGGTTACTGGAGAAGTGCTAGTCCAGTCCAGAATTGGGCTCGATCGTAAGTTGCCCTGAATAATTGTGCGCTTGCAACTTCATGGAAACCGTTTGGGAAAGGCCCTTTCTTGTTCCAGGGTGACTGTGCCCCAGTACACAATCAAAGTCCACAAGAGGCAAGACTGGACCACCATTGGAATTAAGTATAACAGAGATGATGAACCTTCAGTCCCTCTGTCATGTTCAACATAATCACTAACCTCTGACTTCTTGAATGGACAAAACTTCAGTTTGGTCCGGCCCTTTTAACAGAACCACCCAGGTTCTTTAATTCTTTCAACTGTTAAATAACTATCTGAGTCAAAAACTCAGTTCAACAATTTATTCTATTTGGAGTGAATTCGAGCAATTGCAATGCCAACGCTGGCAAGAACAGTCTTCCCACCAGCCAAGGTCTAGCGAGGTCCAAGCGATCTCTGAAGTGAAACTGAGTTCTTCATAGGCCTGCTGTGGCGCTGTCCCATTGGCTAGGGAACTTCCCGTTAACCGTTTGTTGGTGTATTGGTCTGATCTAGTTTTGACCATTCCTTAGCTAGGAGGCAGGGAAAGGGTGACTCATAATGAAACAATGTGTCTGagagattatttaaaaagaacagattgcctttgttccaagtgaaaggtcttgtgaaTCTCTCTGCTGCACATGTTGCAGGACTCATCCAGAACAGAGtcgaaatattccattcctaacacttCTCAGAGACACTTGCCTACATGTTGTCGTAAGTCTTCCAAAAGGATACAGGACTGAGAGGAAGTTTGAGATGCAACTGGCAACCTTCAAGTTGCCAAACGAGGACCTGAGTCAAGCAGTACAAGGCAATACAAAGAAACAATATGACAAACTGGAGCCCATCTTCAAATTGTGAGTTTGTCTCCATTGCAGTGAGACTTTCTCTTTAAGAATGAGCAGAatgatattttttgttgcttgtTAGGGATTTGTGCTGTTGGGTTACAAATAAggtgtacattttatttttttatattagcgTTTTATAAAGTGAATGAAGcgaaaaatgtctgttttcgGCTCATTACAGAACACAAATTTTCATACAAAATCCTTTTTAAATCTTTGTGATCCAAGTCATTTTGGTAGAATTACAATACAATACCTTCGTGATGTTTGGGTCACTTTGCACATTTGTTCTCTGCATGGAAGCCGTTGAACAGATTAGCCACACTTGTCAAAACGCTCTTGGTGATCACCAAATAATCAAAACACGGGCCCTGGTGTATTCCTGTCAGATTCACTTTCGTGCCTGACAAAGTCAAGCGGGTACCTTAGAGAATGGCCCTCAAAGTTGCCTCCTACTCCTGAATGGTAAAGAAGAAGCTATAAAAACTCAGCCCCCCCGTTCAAGAAGGCTGACTGCGCCAAAAGGTGAAGCGCTGAGATGACAACAGTGGTGCTGGTCTTTTTGGGACTTCTCACTTGGATGGTGTCACCTGGCTCATGGCTCAGGCAAGCCCACTGTTCTCAGCTCTGTCACCATGTCGACAGTGAGGGCTCAAACTTGGCACCTCATGGAATTAGCCACATAACTAAGCTAACCTGTGACAGGTGAGTGAAATGTTTGTACTTTCTCTATTTAACCCATCTCTTTAGCTATTGTTTGCCCAAAGGCAGGACGACCTAGAATTGCCTACAACAGATGAATCCGCCACAATTTCCTCAGCTGGGAAACAGCTTATTATACAGAAAATTATAAACCTGATGCGGTCATAATTAACTAAATGAAGGGGTTTGTTTCTCCTTGCCTGCTTAGGTTTGTACAGATGCGATACATGATCCTCTCAGGACAAGATTCCACTTTACACAAGACGCATCTTCATGGGTTACTGAGGAACAAATTTCAAGAAGATGCACCTAAAAGGAAGCAAACATTTAGATTGTCTAAGTGTGGGGGCAGAGGTCTCATGCTGATGAAGCAGGTGAGTTATACATCCTCATGCAAAATTTGTCACATGCTAGATTCATGCCTTCAGGTATCAAATGCACTGATGATTTCTGTTTTTGTCTGCAAATTTCCTCCATGTAGATAAAAGCTCATCATCGCAGCACGCATCCAAACTGCAgcagtttttgtcttcttctcctGATTTCTGTGGCAAATGTCTCCAATGTTGATGCTCTTGCTGGAGCAGATCTCCAAAACCACAACCCAGAGCTCAAAACCAAGCAAAGTTTATTCAATGGAACGCTCATGTTATCACATTTCCTGCCTAAGGACAAAGGCATGTCGGAGAGGGTTTACATCGGGATCTGCTGTGAGCAGGTTTTACCTCCAGTTTTCTACCTAAGTTAAAATGATGTTTAATATATTCCGCTTTCTGTTTAAATGAGACGGATGTGTGGGTGAATTCATGCCACCCGGTTAGTGTTAGCTATCATGGTAACACTTTCAAACATGATATTAGAAAGTTTTCGTGTTAATTAATGTTATACATCAAATCGAAATTGAAAAGTAGCAtagtaaatattgaagaaaagaCTAAAAGGTACCATGCATACTGAAGTAGTATTTTATCATATGCAGAAACTGTCAGAAAAGTTTGCAACATTTTCTCCAAAAGTGGCCTTTCTCACAAGAGCAGGTAAGACAGAatgtttcttaaaaaaaaacaacaaaaagtgtcaCTTGTGTACCTTTCTCCTTTCCAGGCACCATCACATTCAGTCCAGCGGGACTGGAGGGTCGGCTGCTTGCAGACGCAAACAGATGGGGCAGGAGAATGTTTCTGGCCTCAGTCTTACTGGCAGGAATCCACATTGCCAGGATCAAAATGTCACTGGACAGAGTGACATTTTCTTCGACACGACTGTGCTGGTTTTCTCCACCAGTCGCCATGCGTCCAGCCTCCGAGTGGTCCTGGATAAACTTGGCCGTGTGCCTTAAATATTCTCTGGGCAAAACGACAATGCTGTTAATTTCCTGTAGGGCTGCTCATTGTGCCATGAAGTGTTTGCAGCCCGGTCCGCAGCAATGTCGAGTTCCCCCTGTCATTGTCTCCCTGTCAGTTCTCTGGTTGACTATTTGCCCTCCTTTTCCAAATAAGAGTGGCAAAGATGTGTTTCCTGAGGGGGCCATTTGGTCAACATTGAAATCCTGGTCTGCGTTCAACCACATGTCGCTTGTGTTTCATTTGTACAGCGCCTTTACATCACTTCCTACTTTGCTATTCTACATCTTGATGCAAATGACAACCACGAGCATCCACTTACATGTGCGGCTGGCAGTCTGTGCACACAACTCAAGGCTACCAACAAACTATGTGCTAATTATTAAGATAAAGAAAGCTATCTAGTAACAGCATTCTGAGCGCCCTGTGGAGTACTTTTCAGCTATTATCATGtgtttacagtatatcacataCATTTGCATGTCTAAAATGTTTTTCGTTGATGTGACGAGAGCCCATTGGAGATCTGAAGGTAGATTGTGTCAAAAAATTTGGGGGTTGAATTGATAAGATATAGTCTTTCAAAGTTGTCAGGGTGACAAACATATTCAGCTGTTTTCAATTGTTTGCAGGGAGTGACTATCATTGATGCCAATCTAACACTGACACATATTCCTTAATGAACAAAGTAAACAACCAAAGTGAGACTTCCtaatagtaaataaaacaaaattttaaaaaagtacttaTTGTTACTTGTGATTGATATAGCAATGTATTTGTAACGTATTTGTTGTGGCTTAACAGTTGTCTGTTTAGTTTCTTACCTAAAACCAGAAAGAGAGTAACAAATGCAGCAAACGGAAAAGCCATCCACGCTgaggatttgttttttgttttatcatGTGTTTTATATTCACTATAACAAAGGCTTAATTTTATTGTATAGCTACTGTGCCTCACAAGCATTTAGTAGGATTTGTAATGCATTTAAGTGGTCAAATTCTGAAATATTTTGGGTTATTAAAGAATGTATACTAGAAAGTAATGacgataataaaataataatcatgaaaAACATTAGATTTCTCATCAATCCAAAATTCACAGCAAAATAAAGAAAGGAAAAGGTGTTTTCTCCTACATCTGCAACACACCTGCAATTAAAGGAGGAAAATGTAACAAACTTTCAGCAAGTATGGAATCCCTAAACATACTTTTTATGAAACAATTCAACTTACTGTAACAGTAAATGGTGTTCATTACAAACAGCAACTCTACACTTCTATATTCTATAATTGATCTGCCGGAGCTACAACTGAGAAGTGAAACAAtccaagaaaaacaaacagtatTCACTTGAGAATTGACAGTGAGCTCACATTGGCTGCTGCAGTCCTTATAAAGGTCATAACCCAGGGTCAGTGTTGCAACAGGGAAGGGGAGGGTGGCTCGCAATGGGTTGGTTTGTTATAATCATGATCAGCCTGCTGGCAACAGCAAAGTCAGAAAACCAAACTTGCAAACAGATCGGGCACACAGGCTTCTTGGAGTTCTCCAAGGAGGGAGACCTTCTCATAGGAGGGATTTTCTCGATGACAAGCACGCGAAAACTGATAGACAATGACTACGAGGCAGTGCCGCATTATTACTGTATAGCGTGAGTGAATGTTCtttcaaattgtatta is drawn from Dunckerocampus dactyliophorus isolate RoL2022-P2 chromosome 12, RoL_Ddac_1.1, whole genome shotgun sequence and contains these coding sequences:
- the LOC129191063 gene encoding extracellular calcium-sensing receptor-like, which encodes MIFAINEINKNPDMLPHVKLGYKIYDDCGTMDILRAALALVSGFKREVSDEKCTKIETVHAILGHSGSRPTIAFAPIVGRFHVPVVSHFATCACLSNRKEYPTFFRTIPSDYYQSRALARLVKHLGWMWIGAIAVDNEYGLSGIAAFIQAAQEYGVCIEYSDAFSSSGPPEDLQRVTDKIQSATSKVIMAFMSHREIKLLAKELFIRNVTGLQWVGSDAWITDHSLTDSEGHSVLVGSLGFVVSRAEIPGLEEHLRGLHPSQFPHSQFVQDFWENVFDCSLNETANRQQKPCSGLESLQDVQSQYTDVSELRFSNNVYKSVYSVAHALDNLFMCEEGRGPFSNGNCADTAHIQPWQVLQYISMVNFTTPEGERVYFDGNGDSPAKYELVNLQMKGRGTMEGVTVGIYDASLAESHQFIMSDIPVVWGNGHSEVPVSVCSESCLPGTRKVLQKGRPVCCYDCILCPAGEISNMTDSIHCMKCTSEFWSNKNRDACIPKEIEFLTYGELLGTLLALFSLLGVFLTTMVTLVFYCHKETPLVRANNSELSFLLLFSLTLCFLCSLTFIGRPTEWSCMLRHTAFGITFVLCISCVLGKTILVLIAFKASLPGSNLMKWFGPTQHRLCVVAFTLIQVVICILWLTISPPFPFKNMLLYQDRIILECHLGSGLGFWAVLGYIGVLAILCFVIAFLARKLPDNFNEAKFITFSMLIFCAVWIAFIPAYISSPGKFTVAVEIFAILASSYALLFSIFMPKCFIIMFRPEKNTKKHIMGKSNNQR